In Streptomyces sp. DG2A-72, one genomic interval encodes:
- a CDS encoding TerD family protein, with translation MGVSLSKGGNVSLSKEAPGLTAVIVGLGWDVRTTTGTDFDLDASAILTNAEGKVSSDANFVFFNNLKSQDGSVEHTGDNLTGEGEGDDEQIKVNLAGVPADVEKIVFPVSIYDAENRQQSFGQVRNAFIRVVNQAGGAEIARYDLSEDASTETAMVFGELYRHGAEWKFRAIGQGYASGLRGIAQDFGVNV, from the coding sequence GTGGGAGTCAGCCTCAGCAAGGGCGGCAACGTATCGCTGAGCAAGGAGGCGCCTGGTCTCACCGCGGTCATCGTCGGTCTGGGGTGGGACGTTCGTACCACCACCGGCACCGACTTCGACCTCGACGCCAGCGCCATCCTGACGAACGCGGAGGGCAAGGTCAGCAGTGACGCCAACTTCGTGTTCTTCAACAACCTGAAGAGCCAGGACGGCTCCGTCGAGCACACCGGTGACAACCTCACCGGTGAGGGCGAGGGCGACGACGAGCAGATCAAGGTCAACCTCGCCGGTGTCCCGGCGGACGTCGAGAAGATCGTCTTCCCGGTCTCGATCTACGACGCCGAGAACCGCCAGCAGTCTTTCGGCCAGGTGCGCAACGCGTTCATCCGCGTCGTGAACCAGGCCGGCGGCGCCGAGATCGCCCGGTACGACCTCTCCGAGGACGCCTCGACGGAGACCGCCATGGTCTTCGGCGAGCTGTACCGGCACGGTGCGGAGTGGAAGTTCCGCGCCATCGGCCAGGGCTACGCCTCGGGCCTGCGCGGCATCGCGCAGGACTTCGGCGTGAACGTCTGA
- a CDS encoding peroxiredoxin — MAIQVGDKAPDFELKDNHGRTVQLSDFRGDKNVVLLFYPFAFTGVCTGELCELRDNLPKFTDRDTQLLAVSNDSIHTLRVFAEQEGLEYPLLSDFWPHGETSRAYGVFDEDKGCAVRGTFVIDKEGVVRWTVVNGLPDARDLNEYVKALDTL; from the coding sequence ATGGCGATCCAGGTCGGCGACAAGGCACCCGACTTCGAGCTCAAGGACAACCACGGCAGGACCGTGCAGCTGTCCGACTTCCGCGGCGACAAGAACGTGGTGCTGCTCTTCTACCCGTTCGCCTTCACCGGCGTGTGCACCGGCGAGCTGTGCGAGCTGCGCGACAACCTGCCGAAGTTCACCGACCGCGACACCCAGCTGCTCGCCGTCTCCAACGACTCCATCCACACCCTGCGCGTCTTCGCCGAGCAGGAGGGCCTGGAGTACCCCCTGCTGTCCGACTTCTGGCCGCACGGCGAGACCTCGCGCGCATACGGCGTCTTCGACGAGGACAAGGGCTGCGCGGTGCGCGGGACCTTCGTCATCGACAAGGAAGGCGTGGTGCGCTGGACCGTCGTCAACGGTCTGCCGGACGCCCGTGACCTGAACGAGTACGTGAAGGCGCTCGACACCCTGTGA
- a CDS encoding DUF3052 domain-containing protein, whose product MSATADHAETSPAVRLGFQPEQVVQEIGYDEDVDQELREAIEQVIGSDLVDEDYDDVADAVVLWFRDEDGDLTDVLVDATTYIEEGGSILLLTPKTGRDGYVEPSDISEAATTAGLSASKSVSVGKDWSGSRLVTPKAAKSKK is encoded by the coding sequence GTGAGCGCGACCGCGGACCACGCGGAGACGAGCCCTGCCGTCAGGCTGGGGTTCCAGCCCGAGCAGGTGGTCCAGGAGATCGGCTACGACGAGGACGTAGACCAGGAGCTCCGCGAGGCCATTGAGCAAGTGATCGGCAGTGACCTTGTGGACGAGGACTACGACGACGTCGCCGATGCCGTGGTGCTCTGGTTCCGCGACGAGGACGGCGACCTCACGGATGTGCTGGTGGACGCCACCACGTACATCGAAGAGGGCGGCTCGATCCTGTTGCTGACGCCGAAGACCGGCCGCGACGGCTACGTTGAGCCGAGCGACATCTCTGAAGCCGCGACCACGGCAGGGCTGTCCGCGTCCAAGAGCGTCAGCGTGGGCAAGGACTGGAGTGGCAGCCGGCTGGTGACGCCCAAGGCCGCCAAGTCCAAGAAGTAA
- the aceE gene encoding pyruvate dehydrogenase (acetyl-transferring), homodimeric type encodes MASGSDRNPIIIGGLPSQVPDFDPEETQEWLDSLDAAVDERGRERARYLMLRLIERAREKRVAVPEMRSTDYVNTIATKDEPFFPGNEEIERKILNATRWNAAVMVSRAQRPGIGVGGHIATFASSASLYDVGFNHFFRGKDEGDGGDQVFFQGHASPGIYARAFLLDRLSEENLDGFRQEQSKAPHGLSSYPHPRSMPDFWEFPTVSMGLGPIGAIYQARMNRYMEARGIADTSKSHVWAFLGDGEMDEPESLGQLSIAAREGLDNLTFVVNCNLQRLDGPVRGNGKIIQELESVFRGAGWNVIKLVWDRTWDPLLAQDRDGVLVNRMNTTPDGQFQTYATETGAYIRDHFFGDDHRLRAMVENMTDDQILHLGRGGHDHRKIFAAFSAAKAHKGQPTVILAKTIKGWTLGPNFEGRNATHQMKKLTVADLKGFRDRLHLPISDKELESGLPPYYHPGRDSEEIQYMHDRRNGLGGYVPTRVVRSEPLTLPEDKTYATVKKGSGQQSIATTMAFVRLLKDLMRDKEIGKRFVLIAPDEYRTFGMDSFFPSAKIYNPLGQQYESVDRELLLAYKESPTGQMLHDGISEAGCTASLIAAGSSYATHGEPLIPVYVFYSMFGFQRTGDQFWQMSDQLARGFVLGATAGRTTLTGEGLQHADGHSQLLASTNPGCVAYDPAYSYEIAHIVQDGLRRMYGGDAEHPHGEDVFYYLTVYNEPIQHPAEPADVDVEGILKGIHRISAGTAGSIPAQIMASGVAVPWALEAQRILAEEWNVKADVWSATSWNELRREAVACEEHNLLHPEEEQRVPWVTRKLSGAEGPFVAVSDWMRAVPDQISRWVPGTYQSLGADGFGFADTRGAARRFFHIDAQSIVVGVLTELAKEGKVDRSVLKQAVDRYQLLDVSAADPGVAGGDA; translated from the coding sequence GTGGCTTCCGGATCCGATCGAAACCCGATCATCATTGGCGGCCTTCCGAGTCAGGTTCCTGACTTCGATCCCGAGGAAACCCAGGAGTGGCTCGACTCCCTCGATGCCGCCGTCGACGAGCGCGGCCGGGAGCGGGCCCGCTATCTGATGCTGCGGCTGATCGAGCGGGCCCGTGAGAAGCGCGTGGCCGTGCCCGAGATGCGCAGCACGGACTACGTCAACACGATCGCCACCAAGGACGAGCCGTTCTTTCCAGGCAACGAGGAGATCGAGCGCAAGATCCTCAACGCGACGCGCTGGAACGCCGCGGTGATGGTCTCGCGCGCCCAGCGTCCCGGCATCGGCGTCGGCGGTCACATCGCCACTTTCGCCTCCTCCGCCTCCCTCTACGACGTGGGCTTCAACCACTTCTTCCGCGGCAAGGACGAGGGCGACGGCGGCGACCAGGTCTTCTTCCAGGGGCATGCCTCACCGGGCATCTACGCCCGCGCGTTCCTGCTGGACCGCCTGAGCGAGGAGAACCTGGACGGGTTCCGGCAGGAGCAGTCGAAGGCACCGCACGGGCTGTCCAGCTATCCGCATCCGCGGTCGATGCCGGACTTCTGGGAGTTCCCGACGGTGTCGATGGGCCTCGGCCCGATCGGCGCGATCTACCAGGCGCGGATGAATCGCTACATGGAGGCGCGCGGGATCGCGGACACCTCCAAGTCGCATGTGTGGGCCTTCCTCGGGGACGGCGAGATGGACGAGCCGGAGTCGCTCGGCCAGCTGTCCATCGCGGCCCGTGAGGGCCTCGACAACCTGACCTTCGTCGTCAACTGCAACCTGCAGCGCCTGGACGGCCCGGTACGCGGCAACGGAAAGATCATCCAGGAGCTGGAGTCGGTCTTCCGGGGTGCCGGCTGGAATGTGATCAAGCTGGTCTGGGACCGCACCTGGGACCCGCTGCTGGCCCAGGACCGGGACGGTGTGCTCGTCAACCGGATGAACACGACGCCGGACGGGCAGTTCCAGACGTACGCCACCGAGACCGGTGCCTACATCCGCGACCACTTCTTCGGTGACGACCACCGGCTGCGCGCGATGGTCGAGAACATGACCGACGACCAGATCCTGCACCTGGGCCGCGGCGGCCACGACCACCGGAAGATCTTCGCGGCGTTCTCGGCGGCCAAGGCGCACAAGGGTCAGCCGACGGTGATCCTGGCCAAGACGATCAAGGGCTGGACGCTGGGCCCGAACTTCGAGGGCCGCAACGCCACGCACCAGATGAAGAAGCTGACGGTCGCCGACCTCAAGGGCTTCCGCGACCGGCTGCACCTGCCGATCTCCGACAAGGAGCTGGAGAGCGGGCTCCCGCCGTACTACCACCCGGGGCGGGACTCCGAGGAGATCCAGTACATGCACGACCGCCGCAATGGACTCGGCGGTTACGTCCCGACCCGCGTCGTGCGCTCCGAGCCGCTGACGCTGCCGGAGGACAAGACGTACGCGACCGTGAAGAAAGGCTCCGGCCAGCAGTCGATCGCGACGACCATGGCCTTCGTGCGGCTCCTCAAGGACCTCATGCGGGACAAGGAGATCGGCAAGCGGTTCGTGCTGATCGCGCCGGACGAGTACCGCACGTTCGGCATGGACTCGTTCTTCCCGAGCGCGAAGATCTACAACCCGCTGGGCCAGCAGTACGAGTCCGTCGACCGTGAACTGCTCCTCGCGTACAAGGAGTCGCCGACCGGGCAGATGCTGCATGACGGCATCTCCGAGGCGGGCTGTACGGCGTCGCTGATCGCGGCGGGTTCGTCGTACGCCACGCATGGCGAGCCGCTCATCCCGGTGTACGTCTTCTACTCGATGTTCGGTTTCCAGCGCACCGGCGACCAGTTCTGGCAGATGTCGGACCAGTTGGCGCGCGGCTTTGTGCTGGGCGCGACGGCGGGCCGTACGACTCTGACCGGTGAGGGTCTGCAACACGCCGACGGACACTCGCAGTTGCTGGCCTCGACCAACCCGGGCTGTGTGGCGTACGACCCGGCGTACTCGTACGAGATCGCGCACATCGTGCAGGACGGGCTGCGGCGGATGTACGGCGGCGACGCGGAGCATCCGCACGGCGAGGACGTCTTCTACTACCTCACCGTCTACAACGAGCCGATCCAGCACCCGGCCGAGCCTGCCGACGTCGATGTCGAGGGCATCCTCAAGGGCATCCACCGGATCTCGGCCGGGACGGCGGGGTCGATTCCGGCGCAGATCATGGCGTCCGGTGTGGCGGTGCCGTGGGCGCTGGAGGCGCAGCGGATTCTCGCCGAGGAGTGGAACGTGAAGGCCGACGTGTGGTCGGCGACCTCCTGGAACGAGCTGCGGCGCGAGGCCGTGGCATGCGAGGAGCACAACCTGCTGCATCCCGAGGAGGAGCAGCGGGTGCCGTGGGTGACACGGAAGCTGAGCGGGGCCGAGGGACCGTTCGTGGCGGTTTCCGACTGGATGCGGGCGGTTCCGGACCAGATCTCGCGGTGGGTGCCCGGGACTTACCAGTCACTGGGGGCCGATGGCTTCGGGTTCGCGGACACCCGTGGGGCGGCTCGGCGGTTCTTCCACATCGACGCGCAGTCGATCGTGGTGGGTGTGCTGACCGAGCTGGCGAAGGAGGGGAAGGTGGATCGGTCGGTGCTGAAGCAGGCCGTCGACCGGTACCAGTTGCTGGATGTCTCGGCTGCCGATCCCGGGGTTGCGGGCGGCGACGCGTAG
- a CDS encoding potassium channel family protein → MDAGLDSGMGSGFEAQSAQERWERRTQRPLMVLAVLFAVAYAVPIVDTSAGRSLTVACTVVEWVVWGAFAADYLVRLVLARHRAEFVRRHWLDLCAVMLPLVQPLRLLRIVSTVLLVGQRARMASQIRLTTYVAGAVVALLMFGSLAVLSVERESPDGNIKTLGDAVWWSFTTMTTVGYGDHAPTTGLGRILAVGLMLSGIALLGVVTANIAAWFIARFESDDAQERRQTEAISVLTEEVRALRAEVAALSGAAGAVVPGGRDGRRP, encoded by the coding sequence ATGGATGCGGGCTTGGATTCGGGCATGGGGTCGGGCTTCGAGGCGCAATCGGCGCAGGAGCGTTGGGAACGGCGCACCCAGCGGCCTCTGATGGTGCTTGCCGTGCTGTTCGCCGTCGCCTATGCCGTGCCGATCGTGGACACGTCCGCGGGGCGCTCGCTGACGGTGGCCTGCACGGTGGTCGAGTGGGTGGTGTGGGGGGCGTTCGCCGCCGACTATCTGGTGCGGCTCGTACTGGCGCGGCACCGCGCGGAGTTCGTACGGCGGCACTGGCTGGACCTGTGTGCGGTGATGCTGCCGCTCGTGCAGCCGCTGCGGCTGCTGCGGATCGTGTCCACGGTGTTGCTGGTGGGGCAGCGGGCGCGGATGGCCTCGCAGATCCGGTTGACGACGTATGTCGCCGGGGCGGTGGTGGCGTTGCTGATGTTCGGGTCGCTTGCGGTGCTGTCGGTGGAGCGGGAGTCGCCGGACGGGAACATCAAGACGCTGGGTGATGCGGTGTGGTGGTCCTTCACGACGATGACGACCGTGGGGTATGGCGATCATGCGCCGACCACTGGGCTGGGGCGGATTCTGGCGGTCGGGCTGATGTTGTCCGGGATCGCGCTGCTGGGTGTCGTCACGGCGAATATCGCCGCGTGGTTCATTGCGCGGTTCGAGTCTGATGACGCGCAGGAGCGGCGGCAGACGGAGGCGATCTCCGTGCTGACGGAGGAGGTTCGGGCGTTGCGGGCGGAGGTCGCGGCGTTGTCGGGGGCGGCGGGGGCTGTGGTGCCGGGGGGCAGGGACGGGCGGCGTCCGTAG
- a CDS encoding small hydrophobic protein produces MAGFGHGTRRYPRSRGRTWSRTGPDRATLGIIGAICAIAGFFTLGIILGPVAMACGWLSMGRTWSTARPLPALIALVLGVIDTLLAILWLAGTTTPGQGLL; encoded by the coding sequence ATGGCGGGCTTCGGACACGGAACGCGCAGGTACCCCCGCTCACGTGGCCGGACGTGGTCACGGACCGGGCCGGATCGCGCGACCCTCGGCATCATCGGAGCGATCTGCGCCATCGCCGGCTTCTTCACCCTGGGCATCATCCTCGGCCCCGTGGCCATGGCCTGCGGCTGGCTCTCCATGGGCCGAACCTGGTCAACAGCCCGCCCACTCCCGGCCCTCATCGCCCTAGTCCTCGGCGTGATCGACACCCTCCTGGCCATCCTCTGGCTAGCAGGCACAACAACCCCAGGCCAGGGCCTGCTCTAG
- a CDS encoding MFS transporter translates to MTSQTTIDKTGPGDKASQAPSDASPAKGLRGHPWFTLITVAVGVMMVALDGTIVAIANPAIQQDLGATFAEVQWITNGYFLALAVSLITAGKLGDRFGHRQTFLIGVVGFAAASGAIGLSSSIALVVTFRVLQGLFGALLMPAALGLLRATFPAEKLNMAIGIWGMVIGASTAGGPILGGVLVEHVNWQSVFFINVPVGILAVALGAWILLDHRAENAPRSFDLLGIGLLSGAMFCLVWALINAPEWGWGAGKTWLFMAVSVVGFVLFALWEKRVKEPLIPLALFRSIPLSAGVVLMVLMAIAFMGGLFFVTFYLQNVHGMGPIDAGLHLLPLTGMMIVGSPLAGAMITKLGPRVPLAGGMACTAIAMYGMSTLETDTGSGLMSLWFALLGLGLAPVMVGATEVIVGNAAMELSGVAGGLQQAAMQIGGSLGTAVLGAVMASKVDSDLAGNWADAGLPQLTPAQEAQASEAVQVGMAPIAKGTPEAIAAKITDVAHDTFISGMSLASLVAAGVAAVAVLVAFLTKRGENAEAGAGAAHI, encoded by the coding sequence ATGACTAGTCAGACCACCATCGACAAGACGGGGCCGGGGGACAAAGCATCACAAGCCCCGTCGGACGCGAGCCCGGCCAAGGGGCTGCGCGGCCACCCGTGGTTCACCCTCATAACCGTCGCTGTCGGCGTCATGATGGTGGCCCTCGACGGCACCATCGTCGCCATCGCCAACCCGGCCATCCAGCAGGACCTCGGCGCCACCTTCGCCGAGGTCCAGTGGATCACCAACGGCTACTTCCTCGCCCTCGCGGTCTCCCTGATCACCGCGGGCAAGCTCGGCGACCGCTTCGGCCACCGCCAGACCTTCCTGATCGGCGTCGTCGGCTTCGCCGCCGCGTCCGGCGCCATCGGCCTGTCCAGCAGCATCGCGCTCGTGGTCACCTTCCGCGTCCTGCAGGGACTGTTCGGCGCCTTGCTGATGCCGGCCGCGCTCGGCCTGCTGCGGGCGACCTTCCCGGCCGAGAAGCTCAACATGGCCATCGGTATCTGGGGCATGGTCATCGGCGCCTCCACCGCCGGCGGCCCGATCCTCGGCGGTGTCCTGGTCGAGCACGTCAACTGGCAGTCGGTGTTCTTCATCAACGTGCCCGTCGGCATCCTGGCCGTCGCCCTGGGCGCGTGGATCCTCCTCGATCACCGCGCTGAGAACGCGCCGCGCTCCTTCGACCTCCTCGGCATCGGCCTGCTCTCGGGCGCGATGTTCTGCCTGGTCTGGGCGCTGATCAATGCGCCAGAGTGGGGCTGGGGCGCGGGGAAGACCTGGCTGTTCATGGCGGTGTCGGTGGTGGGCTTCGTGCTGTTCGCGCTGTGGGAGAAGAGGGTCAAGGAACCGCTGATCCCGCTGGCCCTGTTCCGCTCGATCCCGCTGTCCGCGGGTGTGGTCCTGATGGTCCTGATGGCCATCGCGTTCATGGGCGGCCTGTTCTTCGTGACGTTCTACTTGCAGAACGTGCACGGTATGGGCCCGATCGACGCCGGTCTGCACCTGCTCCCGCTCACCGGGATGATGATCGTCGGCTCCCCGCTGGCGGGCGCGATGATCACCAAGCTCGGCCCGCGCGTGCCGCTGGCCGGCGGCATGGCGTGCACCGCCATCGCCATGTACGGCATGTCGACGCTGGAGACGGACACCGGCAGCGGCCTCATGTCGCTCTGGTTCGCCCTGCTGGGCCTCGGCCTCGCGCCGGTCATGGTCGGCGCCACCGAGGTCATCGTCGGCAACGCCGCGATGGAGCTCTCCGGCGTCGCGGGCGGCCTCCAGCAGGCCGCGATGCAGATCGGCGGCAGCCTCGGTACGGCCGTGCTGGGCGCCGTGATGGCCTCCAAGGTCGACAGCGACCTCGCGGGCAACTGGGCGGACGCGGGCCTTCCGCAGCTCACTCCGGCACAGGAGGCCCAGGCCTCCGAAGCGGTCCAGGTCGGCATGGCCCCGATCGCCAAGGGCACGCCGGAGGCGATCGCCGCGAAGATCACCGACGTGGCCCACGACACCTTCATCTCCGGCATGAGCCTGGCGTCCCTGGTGGCGGCGGGAGTTGCCGCGGTGGCCGTGCTGGTCGCGTTTCTCACGAAGCGCGGCGAGAACGCGGAGGCGGGAGCGGGGGCGGCCCACATCTAG
- a CDS encoding TetR family transcriptional regulator, with translation METLRERKKQRTRDALLRAALELFTTRGYEQTTVDDIAEAVEVSQRTFFRYFASKEEAAFFAARLAESRFIDAVRARPPHEAPLEALRRAVLESWDTIGEAIEEVVPLELHMRVYRMIESTPSLLAAHLRRSAELEEEIARIIAEREGLDMDADPRPRLVVAVFGSVMRVTERMWSEGDDFSPTAMRELTATYLEQLGPTLMGNWRTN, from the coding sequence ATGGAAACACTGCGCGAGCGCAAGAAGCAGCGCACCCGGGACGCGCTGCTACGCGCCGCGCTCGAACTGTTCACCACGCGCGGGTACGAGCAGACGACCGTCGACGACATCGCCGAGGCCGTCGAGGTCTCGCAGCGCACCTTCTTCCGCTACTTCGCGAGCAAGGAGGAGGCCGCCTTCTTCGCCGCACGCCTCGCCGAGTCCCGCTTCATCGACGCCGTACGAGCCCGCCCGCCCCACGAGGCTCCGCTGGAGGCGCTGCGCCGGGCCGTCCTGGAGAGCTGGGACACCATCGGCGAGGCCATCGAGGAAGTGGTGCCGCTCGAACTGCACATGCGCGTCTACCGGATGATCGAATCGACACCCTCCCTGCTCGCCGCCCATCTGCGGCGCTCGGCGGAGCTGGAGGAGGAGATCGCCCGCATCATCGCCGAGCGCGAAGGGCTCGACATGGACGCCGATCCGCGACCACGTCTCGTCGTGGCGGTCTTCGGCTCGGTCATGAGGGTCACGGAGCGGATGTGGTCCGAGGGGGACGACTTCAGCCCGACGGCGATGCGCGAGCTGACCGCCACCTACCTGGAACAGCTGGGGCCGACGCTGATGGGGAACTGGCGAACGAACTGA
- a CDS encoding alpha/beta hydrolase, protein MTSFDTSPQLNVWRALLALAVVFVMLATTGWTALRHERTSTPLQASVTAWEHGRVNGHRLPDPDAGPALLTRFFATLTAAQRIDLAQRYSLAVGNMNGAPVELRYRANRIAIGQARKVERKRMHDERLTLDGQLEAGRRMHRLESLMQTDRKILAFDPAGGGRVAEVFGNLNTAARVSVVVPGVDTDLLSFQKTARKYTAAAGMAESLYNAEREASPSTRTAVIAWADYTAPAGLGIDSATATRAAEGAVRLNSLVRALPGRSAISLFCHSYGSVVCGLAAHTLPGRVADIAVAGSPGMRVAKASHLRTSAHVWAMRDADDWIEDVPYLELGGLGHGADPMSRAFGARVLGARDAKGHGGYFEPGTESLLNFAEIGIGAYHSVHCADDDEGCRTGLSDSATAGRA, encoded by the coding sequence GTGACTTCCTTCGACACCTCTCCCCAATTGAACGTCTGGCGCGCACTGCTCGCGCTGGCCGTGGTGTTCGTGATGCTGGCGACCACGGGCTGGACCGCCCTGCGCCACGAGCGGACGTCCACCCCGCTCCAGGCCTCGGTCACCGCGTGGGAGCACGGCCGTGTCAACGGTCACCGACTCCCCGACCCGGACGCCGGTCCCGCCCTGCTCACCCGCTTCTTCGCCACGCTCACCGCGGCGCAGCGCATCGACCTCGCGCAGCGCTATTCCCTCGCGGTCGGCAATATGAACGGCGCCCCGGTCGAGCTGCGCTATCGCGCCAACCGGATCGCCATCGGCCAGGCACGCAAGGTCGAGCGGAAACGCATGCACGACGAGCGCCTGACGCTCGACGGGCAGCTGGAGGCGGGGCGCCGTATGCACCGCCTCGAGTCGCTGATGCAGACCGACCGCAAGATCCTCGCCTTCGACCCCGCGGGCGGGGGGCGGGTCGCCGAGGTCTTCGGCAACCTGAACACGGCCGCGCGCGTCTCCGTTGTCGTGCCCGGTGTCGACACAGACCTGCTCTCCTTCCAGAAGACGGCCCGCAAGTACACGGCGGCCGCCGGTATGGCCGAATCCCTCTACAACGCCGAACGCGAGGCGAGCCCTTCGACGCGTACGGCCGTGATCGCCTGGGCCGACTACACCGCCCCCGCCGGTCTCGGCATCGACTCGGCCACCGCGACACGCGCCGCGGAGGGAGCTGTACGACTGAACTCACTGGTCAGGGCGCTGCCGGGACGCTCGGCCATCTCGCTGTTCTGCCACAGCTACGGCTCCGTGGTGTGCGGGCTCGCCGCGCACACGCTGCCCGGCCGGGTGGCCGACATAGCCGTGGCCGGCAGCCCCGGCATGCGGGTCGCCAAGGCGTCCCATCTGCGCACCTCCGCTCATGTGTGGGCGATGCGGGACGCCGACGACTGGATCGAGGACGTGCCCTACCTGGAGCTCGGCGGGCTGGGGCACGGTGCCGACCCGATGTCCCGTGCGTTCGGGGCGCGGGTGCTGGGGGCGCGGGACGCGAAGGGACACGGCGGCTACTTCGAGCCCGGTACGGAGAGTCTGCTGAACTTCGCCGAGATCGGAATTGGCGCGTACCACTCGGTGCACTGCGCCGACGATGACGAAGGCTGCCGGACGGGTTTGTCCGACAGCGCCACGGCCGGACGCGCGTAG